In Spirobacillus cienkowskii, a genomic segment contains:
- a CDS encoding S9 family peptidase, whose amino-acid sequence MNAPQQNANFGTWQSPITAEMIASKSISFSDIQIDNQKIYWIENRPYDNGASVIVCYHQDGAFLDVTTAQFKVATSVHGYGGGAFFVKENDLYFSNAKDGFLYHKNLQTSKVTALVGNSNSCFADFSVNESKQFLYCLRNHESSNHHFPVTEIVMISLIDQKVFEVCTGADFYSSPRVSPNGKHLAWLQWNNPNMPWDCNELWLADIEFNGALINKRKISSTNCEAFYQPTWSRDNILYVCSDRSGFWNLYSLNANHNKLTALFFIEADVGRAMWVLGTRCFDFLTDNKILFIYIEKGVWKTGIFNLETNQIVNVDNNLTCINSLAANNNLVCYLAGNPETPLSILVSNNNHLHLPKNIRQSLNINFDKAFISKPELIDFPTQDKSIGYAIFYPPQNPNYLPLLNNKTAPPLIVKVHGGPTANADVMFNSKVQFFTSRGYAYVEVNYRGSTGYGKDYREKLNGQWGIIDVQDCLDAALFLCKIGKADKNKLIISGGSSGGYTVLSALTSEQQVFNCGSCTFGISDLLDMANNTHKFEAYYDQRLLGASPTKDKDVYVQRSPIHSAHKIKSPIIFFHGDRDVVVDISQTQKIAAALKQNNIYHEVYIFEDEGHGFKKSESIMTALIKELEFLNQCCL is encoded by the coding sequence ATGAATGCTCCTCAACAAAACGCAAATTTTGGCACTTGGCAGTCGCCAATCACTGCTGAAATGATTGCCAGTAAATCTATCTCTTTTTCAGATATTCAAATTGATAATCAAAAAATTTATTGGATTGAAAACAGACCTTATGATAATGGCGCATCTGTTATTGTCTGTTATCATCAAGACGGAGCTTTTTTAGATGTTACAACAGCACAATTTAAGGTTGCAACCTCGGTTCATGGGTATGGAGGAGGAGCCTTTTTTGTAAAAGAAAACGATCTTTATTTTTCTAATGCAAAAGACGGATTTTTATATCATAAAAATTTACAAACTTCTAAAGTTACAGCTTTAGTTGGAAATTCTAATTCTTGTTTTGCTGATTTTTCTGTAAATGAATCGAAACAATTTTTATATTGTTTGCGTAACCATGAATCTTCAAATCATCATTTTCCTGTTACCGAAATTGTAATGATTTCTTTAATTGATCAAAAAGTATTTGAGGTATGTACGGGAGCTGATTTTTATAGCTCACCAAGAGTCAGTCCTAATGGCAAACATCTTGCTTGGCTGCAATGGAATAATCCAAACATGCCTTGGGATTGTAATGAACTTTGGCTTGCTGATATTGAGTTCAATGGCGCCTTAATAAACAAAAGAAAAATATCTTCTACAAATTGCGAAGCATTTTATCAACCAACGTGGAGTCGTGATAACATTTTATATGTGTGTAGCGATCGTTCTGGATTTTGGAATCTATATTCTTTAAATGCCAATCATAATAAGTTAACTGCTCTATTTTTTATTGAAGCAGATGTTGGCCGTGCAATGTGGGTACTTGGCACCCGCTGTTTTGATTTTTTAACAGACAATAAAATTTTGTTTATTTATATAGAAAAAGGTGTTTGGAAAACCGGTATTTTTAATTTAGAAACGAATCAAATTGTTAATGTAGATAATAATTTAACTTGTATTAATAGCTTGGCTGCAAATAATAATTTGGTGTGTTACTTAGCAGGAAATCCAGAAACGCCGCTTTCTATTTTAGTGTCTAACAATAATCATTTGCATTTACCAAAAAACATTAGACAATCTTTAAATATTAATTTTGATAAAGCATTTATTTCTAAGCCAGAACTTATTGATTTTCCTACTCAAGATAAAAGTATTGGTTATGCAATTTTTTATCCTCCGCAAAATCCTAATTATTTGCCGTTACTAAATAATAAAACAGCTCCGCCTTTAATTGTGAAAGTTCATGGCGGACCTACTGCTAACGCCGATGTGATGTTTAATTCAAAAGTTCAATTTTTTACAAGCCGTGGTTACGCATACGTTGAAGTCAATTATCGAGGAAGTACAGGTTACGGAAAAGATTATCGCGAAAAACTAAATGGTCAATGGGGAATAATAGACGTACAAGATTGTCTTGATGCGGCTCTGTTTCTTTGTAAAATTGGCAAAGCAGATAAAAATAAACTCATTATTTCTGGCGGCAGTTCTGGTGGGTATACAGTTTTATCGGCCTTAACCTCAGAACAGCAGGTGTTTAATTGTGGTTCATGTACCTTTGGAATTTCTGACTTATTAGACATGGCAAATAATACACATAAGTTTGAAGCCTATTATGATCAAAGGCTGCTAGGGGCGTCACCAACCAAAGATAAAGATGTGTATGTGCAACGTTCTCCAATTCACTCAGCACACAAAATAAAATCTCCCATCATCTTTTTTCATGGGGATCGTGACGTGGTTGTTGATATAAGCCAAACTCAAAAAATAGCAGCAGCACTTAAGCAAAATAATATTTATCATGAGGTTTATATATTTGAAGATGAAGGGCACGGCTTTAAAAAATCTGAAAGTATTATGACAGCATTGATTAAAGAACTTGAGTTTTTGAATCAATGCTGTTTGTGA
- a CDS encoding TVP38/TMEM64 family protein, translating to MKKNLIFIMILLFIFLISYASYFQEPKENSLDTLLIKNIQNYTDFFRSFYSEKPLIVMSVISISFLLLTILYFPFIGPFFVLLTSSLIGSIKTILLCSVIITISYTFSFIISRFIINNFIRNKNNDKKIKIITQSFEKDGWVYLLSTRFSGVIPAIVINTAMGLTKIPTWQFYLVTQIGTLPHIIIYSIAGNQILDIKSTRDLVSPNFLIIMLFLSISPIILKIIGEYLLKKPITKKNKTLF from the coding sequence GTGAAAAAAAATTTAATTTTTATTATGATATTATTGTTCATTTTTTTAATAAGTTACGCATCATATTTTCAAGAACCAAAAGAAAATTCATTAGACACCTTACTTATTAAAAACATTCAAAATTACACAGATTTTTTTAGATCTTTTTATTCAGAAAAACCTCTCATTGTGATGAGCGTCATATCAATTTCATTTTTACTACTTACAATTTTATATTTTCCATTTATTGGTCCATTTTTTGTTTTATTAACAAGCTCTTTAATAGGGAGTATAAAAACTATTTTATTATGTTCTGTTATAATAACAATTTCATACACTTTTTCATTTATCATTTCTAGATTTATTATAAATAATTTTATTCGAAATAAAAATAATGATAAAAAAATAAAAATAATAACACAAAGCTTTGAAAAAGATGGATGGGTTTATTTATTATCAACAAGGTTTTCTGGAGTGATACCTGCAATTGTAATTAATACTGCAATGGGATTAACAAAAATTCCTACTTGGCAATTTTATTTAGTAACACAAATTGGCACATTGCCCCATATTATAATTTATAGCATTGCAGGCAATCAAATTCTTGATATAAAAAGCACTCGCGATTTAGTATCACCAAATTTTTTAATAATTATGCTATTTTTATCAATTTCCCCAATTATTTTAAAAATAATTGGGGAATACTTGCTTAAAAAACCAATTACAAAAAAAAATAAAACATTATTCTAA
- the lepB gene encoding signal peptidase I, with the protein MNKIISEVKSILIIVSIIIFFRSSFLNWYVIPTGSLLPTLKIGDHVVVNKLSYGFMLPLMETRIFSWDQPQRGDIVVFEGPESENQLTLIKRVVGVPGDVVKFTNGILTVNGAIAKQELQLDRSILENMGGNDNSDSYNLFLESGFSQYPHYILKRKYRSQTDEDTQEWVVPKDKLLLIGDNRDNSADGRSWGFMDQNRIYGRAFMISYSTYDKKDSILPGFRNERWFKKLEN; encoded by the coding sequence ATGAATAAAATTATAAGTGAAGTTAAATCAATTCTTATTATTGTATCAATTATAATCTTTTTTCGTTCGTCTTTTTTAAATTGGTATGTCATTCCAACGGGTTCTTTGTTGCCAACGTTAAAAATAGGCGACCATGTCGTTGTAAATAAGTTATCCTACGGATTTATGTTACCCCTTATGGAAACTCGAATTTTTAGTTGGGATCAGCCGCAACGAGGTGATATTGTTGTTTTTGAGGGGCCTGAATCAGAAAATCAATTGACTTTAATCAAGCGGGTTGTTGGGGTGCCCGGAGATGTGGTCAAGTTTACAAATGGAATTTTAACAGTAAATGGTGCTATCGCAAAGCAAGAGTTACAGCTTGATCGATCAATTTTAGAAAATATGGGTGGCAACGATAACTCCGATAGTTATAATTTATTTTTAGAATCTGGTTTTAGTCAATATCCTCACTATATTTTAAAAAGAAAATATAGAAGTCAAACCGATGAAGACACTCAAGAGTGGGTTGTACCAAAAGATAAATTACTATTAATAGGTGATAATCGAGATAACTCAGCAGATGGCCGTTCTTGGGGATTTATGGATCAAAATAGAATCTATGGCCGCGCATTTATGATTTCTTATTCTACTTATGATAAAAAAGATTCTATTTTGCCAGGTTTTAGAAATGAAAGATGGTTTAAAAAACTTGAGAATTAA
- a CDS encoding site-specific recombinase has product MNFIKKFLTGVEKFILAGKIKYDLNTLLSSANPKLSLEKRVEWIQDLMTWIRSTEKIPIQFDTSIGQIHTARVRFILQLLDRNPEWKQTVSQTLRSVIHETSALQLFCNTGLPNEAGFLQEATDRILNKIIPTPPEEKELSELFLKIFPREEDAIWVENLSTETIIKIHELILFESDEYNVWAKIKNDIEDAIYILTSQIHAIGLSDIFRNRTNLKNIKDSPFIALSDYVDAFLNSYNNVSHDNLTKYVYNCDKYILECKKSIQEVFHHLDEYGISVTLVYQLEKVSFHLARLEILLLFLYKIENANKYSIIPAFIAKLIRESIEKKSIRALVQTNLNQLSRKIVERAGHTGEHYITSNKKEYFHMFKSAAGGGLITGFTTLFKTIIVHSKLAIFFEGFFASINYACSFVFIQLLGFTLATKQPSMTASAMAGKLHNVQDEKLLNEFIDEVTKLTRSQFSAIFGNIVVVMPTVFLIDFSYKLITGNHVLNIDRAHKIVQSFSIIGPSIFYAIFTGVLLWLSSIIAGWLENWAVYRRLPEAIAKNKRLIFVFGENNANRFSAFFKNNISGFGGNVSLGIMLGMTPSVGMFFGIPLDVRHVTLAAGGFSFALSSIGLNEFYNSDFILACFGIVAIGLLNLSVSFWLAMSVAIRARKIQSVGRKIIRKAIIKRLLSSPLEFFYPTQKNN; this is encoded by the coding sequence TTGAATTTTATAAAAAAATTTTTAACAGGAGTTGAAAAATTTATCCTCGCAGGAAAGATAAAATATGATTTAAATACGCTATTATCGAGTGCAAATCCTAAATTATCTCTGGAAAAACGGGTTGAATGGATTCAAGACCTCATGACCTGGATTCGTTCTACAGAAAAAATACCAATACAATTTGATACTTCTATTGGACAAATTCACACAGCACGAGTTCGCTTTATTCTTCAACTTTTAGATCGAAACCCAGAATGGAAGCAAACAGTGTCACAGACATTAAGATCTGTTATTCATGAAACCAGTGCATTGCAGCTCTTTTGTAATACGGGTCTCCCCAATGAAGCAGGATTTTTACAAGAAGCCACAGATAGAATTTTAAACAAAATAATCCCAACGCCACCAGAGGAAAAAGAACTTTCAGAACTTTTTTTAAAAATCTTTCCTAGAGAAGAAGATGCTATATGGGTTGAAAATTTATCGACCGAAACAATAATCAAAATTCATGAACTGATTTTATTTGAATCTGATGAATATAATGTATGGGCAAAAATAAAAAATGATATAGAAGATGCAATTTATATTTTAACGAGTCAAATTCATGCAATTGGATTATCAGATATATTTAGAAATCGCACAAACTTAAAAAACATAAAAGACTCTCCATTTATTGCATTAAGCGATTATGTTGATGCATTTTTAAATTCTTATAATAATGTATCACACGATAATCTTACCAAATATGTTTATAATTGCGATAAATACATTTTAGAATGCAAAAAATCTATTCAAGAGGTTTTTCATCATTTAGATGAATATGGAATAAGCGTAACATTAGTTTATCAATTAGAAAAAGTCTCTTTTCATTTAGCACGTTTAGAAATTTTGTTGTTATTTTTATATAAAATTGAAAATGCAAATAAATACAGTATAATTCCTGCTTTTATTGCAAAACTTATTAGAGAAAGTATTGAAAAAAAGAGCATTAGAGCTTTAGTACAAACAAATCTCAATCAGCTTTCCAGAAAAATTGTAGAACGCGCTGGACACACAGGTGAGCATTATATAACAAGCAATAAAAAAGAATATTTTCATATGTTTAAATCTGCCGCAGGAGGCGGATTGATTACAGGTTTTACCACATTATTTAAAACAATTATTGTACATTCAAAACTCGCTATTTTCTTTGAAGGATTTTTTGCTTCTATAAATTATGCCTGTAGTTTTGTTTTTATTCAATTATTAGGTTTTACACTTGCAACCAAACAACCATCTATGACAGCCTCAGCAATGGCAGGAAAATTGCATAATGTACAAGATGAAAAATTGCTAAATGAATTTATTGACGAAGTGACTAAATTAACCCGTTCGCAGTTTTCTGCAATTTTTGGCAATATTGTTGTTGTGATGCCAACAGTTTTTTTAATTGATTTTTCTTATAAACTCATTACTGGAAATCATGTTTTAAATATAGACCGCGCCCATAAAATTGTTCAATCATTTTCAATTATAGGGCCAAGTATTTTTTATGCGATTTTTACAGGTGTCTTGCTTTGGTTATCGAGCATTATTGCTGGCTGGTTAGAAAACTGGGCGGTGTATCGTAGACTTCCCGAAGCAATTGCAAAAAATAAACGACTGATTTTTGTGTTTGGCGAAAACAATGCCAATCGATTCTCTGCATTTTTTAAAAATAATATTTCTGGCTTTGGCGGTAATGTGTCATTAGGCATTATGTTGGGCATGACCCCTTCTGTAGGAATGTTTTTTGGTATTCCTCTTGACGTTAGACATGTAACCTTAGCCGCTGGTGGATTTTCTTTTGCACTATCGAGTATAGGTTTAAACGAATTTTACAATTCTGATTTTATTTTAGCTTGCTTTGGTATTGTAGCAATTGGTCTTTTAAATTTATCTGTCAGTTTTTGGCTTGCTATGTCTGTGGCAATTAGAGCCCGTAAAATTCAGAGCGTTGGCAGAAAAATAATTAGAAAAGCAATTATAAAAAGATTATTATCTTCACCTTTAGAATTTTTTTATCCTACCCAAAAAAATAACTAA
- a CDS encoding Rpn family recombination-promoting nuclease/putative transposase codes for MIQTESVDILDPKVDSIFKKIFGEKQELFIDLVNSVFANKNEKLVKSVIFLNSSLSKNIANGKECFLDVLAELDDGSKINIEMQVAPQKHYVKRSLYYWSSLYVEQLSLGNHYKGLNRCVCINIINFDLFPENNSYHRMLSLMDVDNHEIEAPDLEIHYLIIPKMPKNMYNGSMTRLEKWLLFFQASNNHVFEELAMQDRLFEEAKETLYFLSHNPEERAAYRQRLKYLLDTASRLDDARAEGEARGEARGEARGEAKGEARGIEIGRRKNMIDIAKTMKASDFPLMSIVKVTKLSPEEIENL; via the coding sequence ATGATTCAAACAGAATCTGTTGATATTTTAGACCCCAAGGTTGATTCCATATTCAAAAAGATTTTTGGTGAAAAACAAGAACTCTTTATTGATCTTGTCAATAGCGTGTTTGCCAATAAAAACGAAAAATTGGTAAAATCTGTTATCTTTTTAAACTCCTCTCTCTCAAAAAATATTGCCAATGGCAAAGAATGTTTTTTAGATGTACTTGCAGAACTCGATGATGGCAGCAAAATTAATATAGAAATGCAGGTTGCTCCACAAAAGCATTATGTAAAAAGAAGTTTGTATTATTGGAGCAGTTTGTATGTTGAGCAATTATCTCTTGGCAATCATTACAAAGGCTTAAACCGCTGTGTGTGCATTAATATCATAAACTTTGACCTCTTCCCCGAAAACAATAGCTATCATAGAATGTTGTCTTTGATGGATGTTGATAACCACGAAATTGAGGCCCCCGACCTCGAAATTCATTATTTAATTATACCCAAAATGCCCAAAAATATGTATAATGGCAGTATGACAAGGCTTGAAAAATGGTTACTCTTCTTTCAAGCATCAAACAATCATGTGTTCGAGGAACTCGCCATGCAAGACAGACTATTTGAGGAAGCAAAAGAAACTTTGTACTTTTTAAGTCATAACCCCGAAGAAAGAGCCGCATACAGACAACGTTTAAAATACCTACTCGATACAGCATCTCGACTTGATGATGCCAGAGCTGAAGGTGAAGCGAGAGGCGAAGCGAGGGGCGAAGCGAGGGGTGAAGCGAAGGGTGAAGCGAGAGGCATTGAAATCGGTAGGCGTAAAAATATGATTGATATCGCAAAAACAATGAAAGCAAGTGATTTTCCATTGATGAGTATTGTTAAAGTTACTAAACTCTCCCCAGAAGAAATTGAAAATCTTTAA
- a CDS encoding HD domain-containing protein has translation MLILCVSECTKKSLPKTRKNLSKYLNQIGRRTWIGNLSEEGYQELHELLIKNSSKKTSITCYKIGKYNDKNFLFHVGNKIHFSENGEYSYSITKMQKEIEMNLKSEEEQFFLSVLKLSALFHDLGKATVGFQAKLNNALRDNKIKKDVVRHELVSCLMIYGIIKNNMDDNIIFQHLSTEENVHKCFSENSENYLNIIKSSLNKYCKTAIRDPWPQFNNFLLSNSNQSKVIEYILWLVLTHHKLPEAKDLRVCSGVKNFWREEFVDTSKILEKKLLDEFLNFLTLKEGKKPWDNAESPQSWCALVAKECNFIAKYLQNNLNNKNFIETYVPNYLRPLLIISDYMGSEKKEKYLGDSLSLNSTIFANTILQSDEKYYADTLEVHLNKVAHYTKVYFNCIFLNSEAFSAAMPLKSKKPENERFLWQHEVYQKIDQLKKTNASAQVFCVLTSSTGSGKTRAIALACSAAAQDHKLRYSLGLGLRTLTLQTGSEYKKLYDESDVAVVVGDRLTREIWESQAENTDLLYDSENGTSNSPQLLKELEEANFVIGGRNENKSIPFLNKTQEVILSTPIVVATIDHFISGAEIKRGSESFMALRLMTSDLAIDEIDSFAASDLVSIGRLVYLTGFYGRNVVLSSASVQSVIVQKLYDAFLDGVKDRNLKNTNEQNLIVCLGSNYSSCSSAKLMPINNNDEFKKYYNEFLLNHCNYLKKSPEKHYAEFIEVKDKKNFEEENFNIVLQAAERMHLRHSYMVNNNSFRFSIGFVRWNRTHICRDFAKWLMDEEKSASDLKIAVFCYHSYLNFVDRRRVESFLDKGLKRTENCNDPKILLNSPEFLKWYEQNNFPKNVMMLVSSTSIQETGRDHDYDWTILDPCSTRSIVQASGRVLRHRPQCLPTGPILEY, from the coding sequence ATGTTAATACTGTGCGTGAGCGAATGCACTAAAAAATCATTACCCAAGACAAGAAAAAATTTGTCAAAATATTTAAACCAAATTGGCAGGCGTACTTGGATTGGTAACTTATCAGAAGAGGGATATCAAGAACTTCACGAGTTACTTATAAAAAATTCAAGTAAAAAAACATCAATTACCTGTTACAAAATAGGTAAATATAATGACAAAAATTTTCTTTTTCATGTTGGAAATAAAATTCATTTTAGCGAAAATGGTGAATACAGTTATTCAATTACAAAAATGCAGAAAGAAATTGAAATGAATTTAAAATCAGAAGAAGAACAATTTTTTCTTTCTGTTTTAAAATTATCGGCTTTATTTCACGATCTTGGTAAGGCAACAGTTGGCTTTCAAGCAAAACTCAATAACGCGCTGCGCGATAATAAAATTAAAAAAGATGTTGTGCGCCATGAGCTTGTATCGTGTTTGATGATTTATGGTATTATTAAAAATAATATGGATGATAATATTATTTTTCAGCATTTATCAACCGAAGAAAATGTGCACAAATGCTTTTCTGAAAATTCTGAAAATTATCTTAATATTATTAAAAGTAGTTTAAATAAGTATTGCAAAACAGCAATTCGTGATCCTTGGCCGCAATTTAATAACTTTTTATTGAGTAATTCTAATCAATCAAAAGTTATTGAATATATTTTATGGCTTGTGCTCACTCACCACAAATTACCAGAAGCAAAAGATTTACGCGTGTGCTCGGGAGTTAAAAACTTTTGGCGCGAAGAGTTTGTTGATACCTCAAAAATTTTAGAAAAAAAGTTGCTCGATGAATTTTTAAATTTTTTAACCTTAAAAGAAGGTAAAAAACCTTGGGATAATGCAGAAAGTCCGCAATCTTGGTGCGCGTTGGTTGCAAAAGAATGTAATTTTATTGCAAAATATCTGCAAAACAATTTAAATAATAAAAATTTTATTGAAACCTATGTTCCCAATTATTTAAGACCACTTCTTATTATTTCTGACTACATGGGATCAGAAAAAAAAGAAAAATATTTAGGAGATTCTTTATCATTAAATTCTACAATTTTTGCAAATACAATATTGCAAAGTGACGAAAAATATTATGCAGACACTTTAGAAGTTCATTTAAATAAAGTCGCGCATTACACTAAAGTTTATTTTAACTGCATTTTTTTAAACAGCGAAGCGTTTTCTGCCGCAATGCCATTAAAATCTAAAAAACCAGAAAATGAAAGATTTTTATGGCAGCATGAAGTTTACCAAAAAATTGATCAATTAAAAAAAACAAATGCCTCTGCGCAAGTTTTTTGTGTGCTCACTTCCTCAACTGGAAGTGGAAAAACTCGAGCCATTGCTTTAGCATGTTCTGCCGCAGCGCAAGATCATAAACTGAGATATTCTTTGGGATTAGGATTGCGAACGTTAACGTTACAAACTGGGAGTGAATATAAAAAACTGTATGATGAATCCGATGTTGCTGTTGTGGTGGGTGATCGTTTAACCCGAGAAATTTGGGAGTCCCAAGCCGAAAATACTGATTTGTTGTATGATTCAGAAAATGGCACCTCAAATTCACCTCAGCTTTTAAAAGAACTCGAAGAGGCTAATTTTGTAATTGGTGGAAGAAATGAGAATAAAAGCATCCCGTTTTTAAATAAAACCCAAGAAGTGATTTTATCTACGCCTATTGTTGTGGCAACAATAGATCATTTTATTTCGGGCGCAGAAATTAAACGAGGCAGTGAATCCTTTATGGCATTGCGCTTGATGACTTCGGATTTAGCAATTGATGAGATAGATTCTTTTGCGGCATCTGATTTGGTGAGTATTGGTCGTTTGGTTTACTTAACGGGGTTTTACGGAAGAAATGTTGTGTTATCTTCTGCAAGTGTTCAAAGCGTTATTGTGCAAAAATTGTATGACGCATTTTTAGATGGTGTTAAAGACAGAAATTTAAAAAATACCAATGAGCAAAATTTAATCGTTTGTTTAGGTAGCAATTATAGCTCTTGTAGTTCTGCAAAATTAATGCCTATAAATAATAATGATGAATTTAAAAAATATTACAATGAATTTTTATTAAATCATTGCAATTATTTAAAAAAATCTCCAGAAAAGCACTATGCTGAATTTATTGAAGTTAAAGATAAAAAAAATTTTGAAGAAGAAAATTTTAACATTGTGTTGCAAGCCGCAGAACGCATGCATTTGAGACATTCGTATATGGTAAATAATAATTCTTTTAGATTTTCAATTGGTTTTGTAAGGTGGAATCGTACCCATATTTGTCGTGATTTTGCCAAATGGTTAATGGATGAAGAAAAGTCAGCAAGCGATTTAAAAATAGCAGTATTTTGTTACCATAGTTATTTAAATTTTGTGGATAGAAGACGTGTCGAAAGCTTTTTAGATAAAGGTTTAAAAAGAACAGAAAATTGCAACGATCCAAAAATACTTTTGAATTCTCCTGAGTTTCTAAAATGGTATGAGCAAAATAATTTTCCAAAAAATGTGATGATGCTTGTTTCTTCAACAAGTATTCAAGAAACGGGCCGTGATCATGATTACGATTGGACAATTCTTGATCCGTGCTCAACCCGCTCTATTGTGCAAGCTTCGGGAAGGGTGTTACGGCATCGTCCTCAGTGTTTGCCAACCGGCCCAATATTGGAATATTAA
- the cas1f gene encoding type I-F CRISPR-associated endonuclease Cas1f produces MAILPTHKAAIVYLEHCRISVRNDMVTFTRKPDALEKIMLEKHYSLPYGNINALVLGPGTSISQKAAYLLSGESVSVIFTGGGGTPVYLASQSEYRKPEFLQGWIKMWINDDARLQVAKEFQHRRCQLVLESWSEIFENEINPGHIIEEFRQKMENAKNTFELLGHEGDLTRGLFKILAKNVLDKDFKRTRFLKKDKKNIINISKKNKSNKTNMTANEFLNSGNYLAYGLANSALWILGISHSLSVVHGKTRRGGLVFDVADIIKDASVLPLSFLAELNKLTYGQFRTDCINWFEKNKALKIMLEEIKKVTEKWV; encoded by the coding sequence ATGGCTATTTTACCCACACATAAAGCTGCAATTGTTTATTTAGAACATTGTCGTATTTCGGTGCGTAACGATATGGTTACTTTTACTAGAAAACCAGATGCGTTAGAAAAAATTATGCTCGAAAAACATTATTCTTTACCTTATGGAAACATAAATGCACTTGTTTTAGGCCCAGGTACTTCAATTTCACAAAAAGCCGCGTATTTATTATCTGGAGAATCTGTTTCTGTCATATTTACTGGAGGAGGTGGTACTCCTGTTTATTTAGCGTCGCAGTCTGAATATCGCAAACCAGAATTTTTGCAAGGCTGGATTAAAATGTGGATCAACGATGACGCCAGATTACAGGTTGCAAAAGAATTTCAGCATCGTCGTTGTCAGTTAGTATTAGAATCTTGGAGTGAAATTTTTGAAAATGAAATTAACCCAGGTCACATTATAGAAGAATTTAGACAAAAAATGGAGAATGCAAAAAATACATTTGAACTCCTAGGTCACGAAGGAGACTTAACAAGAGGGCTTTTTAAAATATTAGCAAAAAATGTTTTGGATAAAGATTTTAAAAGAACCCGTTTTCTTAAAAAAGATAAAAAAAACATAATAAACATAAGTAAAAAAAATAAAAGTAACAAAACAAATATGACTGCTAACGAATTTTTAAATAGTGGTAATTATTTAGCTTACGGCTTGGCAAATTCTGCATTATGGATTTTAGGTATTTCGCATTCTCTGTCAGTTGTCCACGGCAAAACCCGAAGAGGTGGTTTGGTTTTTGATGTTGCCGATATTATTAAAGATGCCTCTGTATTGCCGTTATCATTTTTAGCAGAACTTAATAAATTAACTTATGGTCAATTTCGTACAGATTGCATTAATTGGTTTGAAAAAAATAAAGCCTTAAAAATTATGCTGGAAGAAATTAAAAAAGTAACAGAAAAATGGGTATAG
- the cas6f gene encoding type I-F CRISPR-associated endoribonuclease Cas6/Csy4, protein MNLNYYLDIKLTDLSKFTAMDIKKIYQHFHTIVGKAEGCIAVSFPEWSDQSIGGVIRFLGSEDQLQFISRSAWLNQNAERGLLDVSRIKKVPESTTTYYRFFRNRGIEKQTPAFFERIKRRYARKNKEHLFNKPQLGESIKTRLQSIAHGIPVDSSSTAQKGFVLFIAREQVEPPFDLQRDIKFSSYGLAPQGVGVPHF, encoded by the coding sequence ATGAATTTAAATTATTATTTAGACATTAAATTAACAGATCTTTCTAAGTTTACAGCAATGGATATTAAAAAAATTTATCAGCATTTTCATACTATTGTTGGTAAAGCAGAAGGCTGTATTGCTGTTTCGTTTCCAGAATGGAGCGATCAATCTATTGGTGGAGTTATTCGTTTTTTAGGAAGTGAAGATCAGTTGCAGTTTATTTCACGTTCGGCTTGGTTAAATCAAAATGCAGAGCGTGGTTTGCTAGATGTGAGTCGTATTAAAAAGGTACCAGAAAGCACAACAACATATTACCGTTTTTTTAGAAATCGTGGCATAGAAAAACAAACCCCTGCTTTTTTTGAACGCATTAAAAGACGTTACGCACGAAAAAATAAAGAGCATCTATTTAATAAACCTCAGTTAGGAGAGTCAATAAAAACACGTCTTCAGTCAATTGCTCATGGAATACCTGTTGATAGCAGTTCTACTGCGCAAAAAGGATTTGTGTTATTTATAGCGCGTGAACAGGTGGAACCTCCATTTGACTTGCAGAGGGATATTAAATTTTCAAGCTATGGACTTGCTCCTCAAGGGGTGGGTGTTCCGCATTTTTAA